One part of the Mycobacterium marinum genome encodes these proteins:
- a CDS encoding SDR family NAD(P)-dependent oxidoreductase → MTGKTIVITGASDGIGAAAARRLTQNGEKVVVVGRSESKTTAVAAQLRADYFVADFADLSQVRALADKVRSEYPRIDVLANNAGAMCHEIQFTADGYEKTYQVNYLSPFLLTTLLLDVLVQSRATVVNTTSSSQRLLPKVTLAELENTAQRRPSVAYALTKLAIVLFTRELHRRYHAKGLSAATFHPGYVDSNFGEASGSRALAFMKYHVPLVTRFTSTAEQGAEQLVWLASSAAGTDWTSGEYYSRHKIAKANRAAYDPRLASELWDRTLATLR, encoded by the coding sequence ATGACCGGTAAGACGATTGTCATCACCGGCGCCAGTGACGGCATTGGCGCCGCCGCGGCGCGCCGGCTGACCCAAAACGGCGAGAAGGTCGTGGTGGTTGGGCGGTCGGAGAGCAAGACCACCGCGGTCGCCGCGCAACTGCGAGCGGACTACTTCGTCGCCGACTTCGCCGACCTGTCCCAGGTCCGAGCCTTGGCAGACAAGGTTCGCTCCGAATACCCACGCATTGACGTCTTGGCCAACAACGCCGGCGCGATGTGTCACGAAATCCAGTTCACCGCCGACGGATACGAGAAGACCTACCAGGTCAACTATCTGTCGCCATTCTTACTCACCACTTTGCTCCTGGATGTCCTGGTCCAATCCCGCGCCACCGTGGTGAACACCACCAGCTCATCACAGAGACTGCTACCCAAAGTCACGTTGGCCGAACTGGAAAATACCGCCCAGCGACGCCCCAGCGTCGCCTACGCGCTGACGAAGCTGGCGATCGTGTTGTTCACCAGGGAATTACATCGCCGATACCATGCCAAGGGACTGTCGGCGGCCACGTTTCATCCGGGCTATGTCGACTCCAACTTCGGCGAGGCATCGGGCTCACGCGCCCTCGCCTTCATGAAATACCACGTACCGCTGGTCACCCGATTCACCTCCACCGCCGAGCAGGGGGCCGAACAACTGGTCTGGTTGGCATCGAGCGCCGCCGGCACCGATTGGACGTCGGGCGAGTACTACTCGCGGCACAAGATCGCCAAAGCCAATCGCGCGGCCTATGACCCGCGCCTTGCCAGCGAGCTGTGGGACCGCACGCTGGCAACGCTGAGATGA
- a CDS encoding cytochrome P450, producing the protein MDEAALLADPLAYTDETRLHAALTRLRAQAPVALVDVPNYRRFWAITRHADVMDIERDNTLFTNWPRPVLATVAGDELQAAAGVRTLIHLDDPQHRVARAIGADWFRPKAMRALKVRVDELAKNYVDAMMAAGPECDFVQQIAVNYPLCVIMSLLGLPEADFPRMLKLTQELFGSDDSEFKRGSTSEDQLPALLDMFGYFNAVTTARREHPTEDLASAIANARIDGEPLSDIDTVSYYLIVATAGHDTTSATISGGLHALIEHPDQLARLQADPALIPLATEEMIRWVTPVKQFMRTASRDTVVRGIPIAAGESVLLSYVSANRDEEVFDQPFRFDIGREPNKHVAFGYGVHFCMGAALARMEVGSFFTELLPRLKSIELSGDPQFTATTFVGGLKHLPVSYSLV; encoded by the coding sequence ATGGACGAAGCCGCCCTACTGGCCGACCCGCTGGCCTACACCGATGAGACGAGGTTGCATGCGGCGCTGACCCGGCTGCGGGCCCAAGCCCCGGTCGCCTTGGTGGACGTCCCGAACTATCGCCGATTCTGGGCGATCACCAGACATGCCGACGTCATGGACATCGAGCGCGACAACACGCTGTTCACCAATTGGCCGCGCCCGGTATTGGCGACCGTTGCGGGCGACGAGTTGCAGGCCGCGGCGGGGGTACGCACCCTGATCCACCTGGATGACCCGCAACACCGGGTGGCGCGTGCGATCGGTGCGGATTGGTTTCGCCCGAAGGCGATGCGGGCGCTGAAAGTCCGCGTCGATGAGCTGGCCAAGAACTATGTCGACGCGATGATGGCCGCGGGGCCCGAGTGCGATTTCGTCCAGCAGATCGCCGTCAATTACCCGCTCTGTGTCATCATGTCGCTGCTCGGACTGCCCGAGGCCGACTTCCCCCGGATGCTCAAACTGACCCAGGAACTGTTCGGCAGCGACGACAGTGAGTTCAAGCGGGGCAGCACGAGCGAAGATCAGTTGCCCGCGCTGTTGGACATGTTCGGCTACTTCAATGCGGTGACCACGGCACGACGCGAGCACCCGACCGAGGATCTCGCCTCGGCGATTGCCAACGCCCGCATCGACGGCGAACCGCTGTCGGACATCGACACCGTGTCCTACTACCTCATTGTCGCCACCGCCGGCCACGACACCACCAGCGCCACCATCTCTGGTGGCCTGCACGCACTCATCGAACACCCCGACCAACTTGCGCGGCTGCAAGCCGACCCGGCCCTGATACCGCTGGCCACCGAAGAGATGATCCGCTGGGTCACCCCGGTGAAGCAGTTCATGCGCACGGCCTCCAGGGACACCGTCGTGCGCGGAATCCCGATTGCCGCGGGTGAATCCGTGCTGCTGTCCTACGTATCGGCGAACCGTGATGAGGAGGTGTTCGACCAGCCATTCCGGTTCGACATCGGGCGTGAGCCCAACAAACACGTCGCCTTTGGCTACGGTGTGCACTTCTGCATGGGTGCGGCACTGGCCCGGATGGAAGTCGGCAGCTTCTTCACGGAGCTGCTACCCAGGCTTAAATCCATTGAATTGAGCGGTGATCCACAGTTCACCGCGACCACGTTCGTGGGTGGTCTCAAACACCTGCCGGTGAGCTACTCGCTGGTGTGA